In Flavivirga abyssicola, the following are encoded in one genomic region:
- a CDS encoding cation:proton antiporter, translated as MLELAGIIILGILAQWVAWKFKIPAILPLILIGLLVGPIAAAFLSDDGSKWIEPIWNGKQGLFPGEGLFYFVSLAISIILFEGGLTLKRSEIKNVGPVITKLITLGSAVTFLGAGILAHFIFELSWELSFLFSGLIIVTGPTVITPILRNIPLKKDISTVLKWEGILIDPIGALVAVLVFEFISVEGDSGFTKTALIEFGKIILFGTTFGFTFAHALAFAINKKLIPHYLLNVVSLSTVLLVFVESEIFAHESGLLAVVVMGMVLGNGKLENIKELLYFKESLSVLLISILFILLAANINIEDLMLLYSWKTVLLFGAVVFIIRPLAVFLSTSKSKLKTNEKIFISWVGPRGIVAAGIASLFGSKLMKQGVEGAEYITPLVFMIVLGTVLLNATTARVFAKAVGVFLKKSEGILILGASQVSRLIGQYLMDNQRHVVLIDSNQTNIQMAQELGLEAINTDIYSESLGDNIELNDVGFLMALTGSADINRYAIDKLGEQFGENGSFRLITVDEMNDPNNNPKEGLFSHTDDFNTLTEVARKYPKIHEVKIHDREHYEGLIEAINKEHDTIPLFVKDKKGVLEIISSYNKAINNVEKGYLLVYLGKALETKDVSSV; from the coding sequence ATGTTAGAATTAGCAGGAATCATTATTTTAGGAATATTGGCGCAATGGGTTGCTTGGAAATTTAAAATACCGGCCATCTTACCATTAATTCTTATAGGGTTATTGGTTGGCCCTATTGCAGCAGCGTTTTTAAGCGATGATGGGTCTAAATGGATTGAACCTATTTGGAATGGTAAACAGGGACTTTTTCCGGGTGAGGGTTTGTTCTATTTTGTATCCCTAGCCATTAGCATCATTCTTTTTGAGGGCGGATTAACCTTAAAACGTTCTGAAATAAAAAATGTAGGTCCGGTTATTACTAAACTGATAACCTTAGGTTCGGCTGTTACTTTCTTAGGAGCCGGGATATTAGCTCATTTTATTTTTGAATTAAGTTGGGAACTATCGTTTTTGTTCTCTGGACTTATAATTGTTACCGGACCAACAGTAATTACACCTATTTTAAGAAACATTCCTCTTAAAAAAGACATCTCGACCGTATTGAAATGGGAAGGTATTTTAATTGACCCTATTGGTGCTTTGGTTGCTGTATTGGTATTCGAATTTATTAGTGTTGAAGGTGATAGTGGTTTTACTAAAACGGCTTTGATTGAATTTGGAAAAATTATTCTTTTCGGTACTACTTTTGGTTTTACGTTTGCTCATGCACTAGCTTTTGCTATTAATAAAAAGCTAATTCCGCATTATCTGCTAAATGTTGTGTCGCTTTCCACTGTACTTTTGGTTTTTGTTGAATCGGAAATTTTTGCACATGAATCGGGCTTATTAGCTGTTGTAGTGATGGGGATGGTTTTAGGTAATGGAAAATTAGAAAACATAAAAGAACTGCTTTATTTTAAAGAGTCTTTGAGTGTTTTATTGATTTCAATTCTTTTTATTTTATTGGCAGCAAACATTAATATTGAAGATTTAATGTTGCTTTATAGTTGGAAGACAGTTTTACTTTTTGGAGCGGTCGTTTTTATTATAAGGCCCTTGGCCGTGTTTTTAAGTACGTCTAAGTCTAAATTAAAAACGAATGAAAAGATATTTATTAGTTGGGTAGGACCGCGAGGAATTGTTGCTGCTGGTATCGCATCTCTTTTTGGAAGTAAACTTATGAAGCAGGGTGTTGAAGGTGCAGAGTATATCACGCCTTTAGTGTTTATGATCGTTCTTGGTACAGTTTTGCTTAATGCCACAACTGCAAGGGTGTTTGCTAAAGCGGTTGGTGTTTTTCTAAAAAAATCTGAAGGGATTTTAATATTAGGAGCATCACAAGTTTCTAGATTAATAGGGCAATATTTAATGGATAACCAACGCCATGTTGTTTTGATTGATAGCAACCAAACTAATATTCAAATGGCTCAGGAATTAGGATTGGAGGCTATAAATACAGATATATATTCTGAAAGTTTAGGCGATAATATAGAGCTTAACGATGTTGGATTTTTAATGGCTTTAACAGGTAGTGCAGATATTAATAGGTATGCTATCGATAAATTAGGAGAACAATTTGGAGAGAATGGGTCGTTTAGATTGATAACAGTTGATGAAATGAATGATCCTAACAATAACCCAAAAGAAGGTTTGTTTTCCCATACAGACGACTTTAATACCCTTACGGAAGTAGCTCGTAAGTATCCTAAGATCCATGAAGTTAAGATTCATGATAGAGAACATTATGAAGGTTTAATTGAAGCAATAAATAAAGAGCATGATACAATACCTTTATTTGTTAAAGATAAAAAGGGGGTTTTGGAAATTATATCTTCTTATAATAAAGCTATTAATAATGTTGAAAAAGGGTATCTGTTAGTGTACCTAGGAAAGGCTTTAGAGACTAAGGACGTATCTTCTGTTTAA
- a CDS encoding glycoside hydrolase family 31 protein — MILNTELEYKGNLFPSKIISYEKNLNVLSFTTDNGVILEVTVRRDSVLRFRFTTTGIFENDFSYAITKYASRGYNHLEVTENEDNYIITTSKLICHISKLDLRTSIFDAIDNTLICEDELGFHWEESYEHGGNIVKMSKISQPGESYYGLGDKPVDNNLKGKRFENWVTDSYAYGRDTDPIYKAIPFYTGLHDKKSYGIFFDNTFRSFFDFCQERRNITSFWAQGGEMNYYFIYGPEMSDVVVNYTDLTGKPHELPALWTLGYHQCKWSYYPESNVKEITAKFRELQIPCDAIYLDIDYMEGFRCFTWSKDHFPDPKRMVKELADDGFKTIVIIDPGIKIDMDYSVFQEGLEKDYFCKRADGPYMKGKVWPGECYFPDFTKPEVREWWSNLFKELVEDIGVKGVWNDMNEPAVMDVPGKTFPSDVRHDYEGNPCSHRKAHNVYGMQMARATYQGLKKFSYPKRPFVITRAAYSGTQRYTSSWTGDNVATWDHLNIANLQAQRMCLSGFSFIGSDIGGFAEQPNGELYARWIQLGIFHPFCRTHSSGDHGDQEPWAFGDTITNVVRKFIELRYQLLPYLYTAFWRYAEEGIPILKSLVLYDQEDSQTHYRNDEFIFGEKILACPITGPNQKGRRMYIPRGKWYNFWTDEVVSGGQELWVDADLDSMPIFVKEGAIVPKYPIQQYVGEKVIDELLLDVYYKLGKESSLVYEDATDGYDYIKGRYSLRDFKLLGKKNELIIQQHKSGKFITTYKTFKLSLHGLPFKISKVQVDNEEILFKDIKLNGDNTLVLNKEFTELHIMA, encoded by the coding sequence ATGATTTTAAATACAGAATTAGAGTATAAAGGAAACCTGTTTCCTTCCAAAATAATTTCATACGAAAAGAACCTAAACGTGCTCTCATTTACCACGGATAACGGTGTAATATTAGAAGTTACTGTACGTCGTGATAGCGTTCTACGCTTCCGATTTACTACAACAGGTATTTTTGAAAATGATTTCTCTTATGCAATAACCAAATATGCAAGTAGGGGATACAATCACCTTGAAGTCACTGAGAATGAAGATAATTACATTATAACAACATCAAAACTTATTTGTCATATTTCAAAACTAGATCTACGGACTTCAATTTTTGATGCTATTGACAATACCTTGATTTGTGAAGATGAACTTGGATTCCACTGGGAAGAGAGTTATGAACACGGTGGCAATATTGTTAAAATGTCTAAAATTTCTCAACCTGGTGAAAGTTACTATGGATTGGGAGACAAGCCTGTAGATAATAACCTTAAAGGGAAACGTTTTGAAAATTGGGTAACAGATTCTTATGCCTATGGTAGAGATACCGATCCTATTTATAAAGCAATTCCATTTTATACAGGTTTGCATGACAAAAAATCCTATGGGATATTTTTTGATAATACCTTTCGCTCGTTTTTTGATTTTTGTCAAGAACGTCGTAACATAACAAGTTTTTGGGCGCAAGGAGGTGAAATGAATTACTATTTCATTTATGGTCCGGAAATGTCTGATGTTGTTGTAAACTATACCGATTTAACAGGTAAACCCCACGAATTGCCGGCACTTTGGACTTTGGGTTATCACCAATGTAAATGGAGCTATTACCCCGAATCGAATGTAAAAGAGATTACCGCTAAGTTTAGAGAGTTACAAATTCCATGCGATGCTATCTATTTAGACATAGATTATATGGAAGGCTTTAGGTGTTTTACATGGAGTAAAGACCATTTCCCAGACCCCAAAAGAATGGTTAAGGAATTGGCAGATGACGGTTTTAAAACCATTGTTATTATAGATCCGGGTATTAAAATAGATATGGATTATTCGGTGTTTCAAGAAGGGCTTGAAAAAGATTATTTCTGTAAGCGGGCAGATGGGCCTTACATGAAAGGTAAAGTATGGCCTGGAGAATGTTATTTCCCAGATTTCACAAAACCAGAAGTTAGAGAATGGTGGTCTAATTTGTTTAAGGAACTCGTTGAAGATATAGGGGTTAAAGGTGTTTGGAATGACATGAACGAACCCGCTGTCATGGATGTTCCCGGAAAAACCTTCCCTAGTGATGTAAGACATGATTATGAGGGAAATCCTTGTAGCCATAGAAAAGCACATAACGTTTACGGTATGCAGATGGCACGAGCTACTTATCAAGGTTTAAAGAAATTCTCGTATCCTAAAAGACCTTTTGTAATTACAAGAGCTGCTTATTCCGGTACGCAACGCTATACATCTAGTTGGACTGGAGATAATGTAGCCACATGGGATCATTTAAACATTGCCAACCTACAAGCACAACGTATGTGTTTGTCTGGCTTTTCGTTTATAGGATCGGATATTGGTGGATTTGCAGAACAACCTAATGGTGAGTTATATGCACGCTGGATTCAATTAGGTATTTTCCACCCTTTTTGTAGAACACACTCTTCTGGAGACCATGGAGATCAAGAACCTTGGGCTTTTGGAGACACTATAACTAATGTGGTAAGAAAGTTTATTGAATTAAGATATCAATTACTGCCTTATTTATATACTGCCTTTTGGAGATATGCCGAGGAAGGTATTCCAATTTTGAAATCCCTAGTATTATACGACCAGGAAGATTCTCAAACTCATTACAGAAATGATGAGTTTATCTTTGGAGAGAAAATATTAGCCTGTCCTATAACTGGCCCTAATCAAAAGGGGAGACGCATGTATATTCCTAGAGGCAAATGGTACAATTTCTGGACGGATGAAGTCGTAAGCGGAGGTCAGGAATTATGGGTAGATGCAGATCTGGATAGTATGCCAATATTTGTGAAAGAAGGTGCTATTGTTCCTAAATATCCTATTCAGCAATATGTAGGTGAAAAAGTTATTGATGAATTGTTACTTGATGTATATTACAAGTTAGGCAAAGAAAGCTCATTGGTTTATGAAGATGCTACTGATGGTTATGATTACATTAAAGGACGATATAGCTTAAGAGACTTTAAATTACTTGGTAAGAAAAACGAGTTGATTATTCAGCAACATAAGTCTGGTAAGTTTATAACAACATACAAAACGTTTAAATTAAGCTTACATGGTTTGCCATTTAAAATATCTAAAGTTCAGGTTGATAACGAAGAAATTCTTTTTAAAGATATTAAGCTTAATGGTGACAATACATTAGTTCTTAATAAAGAATTTACTGAGCTGCATATTATGGCTTAA
- the glgB gene encoding 1,4-alpha-glucan branching protein GlgB has product MKPVKPYSLFTDFDINLFKAGKHYRLYEKFGSHITIIDGIEGTYFAVWAPSAKSVSVIGDFNYWAEDAHQLNVRWDSSGIWEGFIPLIGKGTIYKYSIESYNGSIKTEKADPYARRCEHPPKTASIVWDDNYVWKDADWMKKRKKHNAIDAPFSVYEVHLGSWKKHLEEDRFLSYFELADHLVNYVKDMNFTHVELMPIMEYPYDPSWGYQLTGYFAPTSRFGYPEEFKYLIDKLHQNDIGIILDWVPSHFPEDAHGLGFFDGSHLYEHPDKRKGYHQDWKSLIFNYERNEVRSFLISNAIFWMEQYHADGLRVDAVASMLFLDYSREEGEWEPNIYGGRENLAVISFLKELNQEVYKSFPDVQTIAEESTAFPMVSKPVFSGGLGFGMKWMMGWMHDTLQYFSKDPIHRKYHQNDITFSLAYAFTENFMLPLSHDEVVYGKNSILGRMPGDEWQRFANLRLLYGYMFTHPGTKLLFMGGEFGQYNEWNFKESLDWNLLDFEPHKNIQNYYRELNKLYKTTPALYEKGFSGEGFEWISFDDHENCVMSYIRKGYDAKNNVIVVCNLTPVVRENYKIGVPVKTKIKEIFNSDAKEFGGSGITNKRQITTKKDPWNGKDFSAEITLPPLGMVVFST; this is encoded by the coding sequence ATGAAGCCAGTAAAACCTTATAGCCTGTTTACAGATTTTGATATCAATCTTTTTAAAGCAGGAAAACATTATCGCCTATATGAAAAATTCGGGTCTCATATTACCATTATTGATGGTATAGAAGGGACTTATTTCGCTGTTTGGGCTCCCAGTGCAAAATCTGTATCTGTAATTGGTGATTTTAACTATTGGGCGGAAGACGCACACCAATTAAATGTACGTTGGGATTCAAGTGGAATCTGGGAAGGTTTTATTCCTTTAATAGGAAAAGGCACTATTTATAAATATAGTATTGAAAGCTATAATGGCAGTATAAAAACAGAAAAGGCCGACCCCTATGCAAGACGTTGTGAACATCCCCCTAAAACAGCATCGATAGTCTGGGACGATAACTATGTATGGAAAGATGCCGATTGGATGAAAAAGCGTAAAAAGCATAATGCTATAGATGCACCTTTTTCTGTTTACGAAGTACATTTAGGCTCTTGGAAAAAACATCTAGAAGAAGATCGGTTTTTATCATATTTTGAACTAGCAGATCATTTGGTAAACTATGTAAAAGACATGAATTTTACACACGTAGAACTCATGCCTATTATGGAATATCCTTATGATCCTTCATGGGGATATCAGCTAACAGGATATTTTGCACCAACATCTCGCTTTGGATACCCAGAAGAATTCAAATATTTGATTGACAAACTACACCAAAACGATATTGGTATTATTTTAGATTGGGTGCCATCTCATTTTCCTGAAGACGCACATGGTCTTGGGTTCTTTGATGGTTCGCACTTATATGAACATCCAGATAAAAGAAAAGGCTATCACCAAGATTGGAAAAGTTTAATTTTTAATTACGAACGCAATGAAGTTAGGTCTTTCTTAATAAGTAATGCCATTTTTTGGATGGAACAATACCATGCAGACGGATTACGTGTTGATGCAGTCGCATCCATGTTGTTTTTAGATTACTCTCGCGAAGAAGGAGAATGGGAACCAAATATCTATGGTGGGAGAGAAAACCTTGCTGTTATAAGTTTTTTAAAAGAACTAAACCAAGAAGTTTATAAATCTTTCCCAGATGTGCAAACCATCGCAGAAGAATCTACCGCATTTCCAATGGTTTCTAAACCTGTGTTTTCTGGCGGATTAGGCTTTGGTATGAAATGGATGATGGGCTGGATGCATGATACATTACAGTATTTTTCTAAAGACCCTATTCATAGAAAATACCATCAAAACGATATCACTTTTAGTTTAGCATATGCATTTACCGAAAATTTTATGCTACCATTATCACATGACGAAGTTGTTTATGGAAAAAATTCTATTTTAGGTAGAATGCCTGGTGATGAATGGCAACGTTTTGCTAATCTTCGTTTATTGTATGGCTATATGTTTACCCATCCGGGAACCAAATTATTGTTTATGGGTGGTGAATTTGGTCAATATAACGAATGGAATTTCAAGGAAAGTCTCGATTGGAACCTATTAGACTTTGAGCCACATAAAAATATTCAAAACTACTATAGAGAATTAAACAAACTCTATAAAACTACACCTGCTTTATACGAAAAAGGATTTAGTGGAGAAGGGTTTGAATGGATTAGTTTTGATGACCACGAAAACTGTGTCATGTCTTATATAAGAAAAGGATACGACGCCAAAAACAATGTTATTGTCGTCTGTAATTTAACGCCTGTTGTTAGAGAAAATTACAAAATAGGAGTGCCCGTAAAAACAAAAATCAAAGAAATTTTTAATAGTGATGCTAAAGAATTTGGAGGGAGCGGCATTACAAACAAAAGGCAAATTACAACAAAAAAAGACCCCTGGAACGGGAAAGACTTTTCAGCAGAAATTACACTGCCTCCCTTGGGCATGGTTGTATTTTCAACTTAA
- a CDS encoding glucose-1-phosphate adenylyltransferase: protein MINNKVLAIILGGGQGSRLHPLTEERSKPAVPIAGKYRLVDIPISNCINADIKRMFVLTQFNSASLNRHIKDTYHFSFFSSAFVDVLAAEQTPGNKGWFQGTADAVRQSMHHFLRHEFDYALILSGDQLYQMDYDKMIEAHEESNAKISIATIPVNAKDATSFGILKANDKSVVTSFIEKPEADLLPDWTSEVSDEMKKEDRNYLASMGIYIFNRDLLIKLMNDSSTIDFGKEIIPQNIKKHKTLSYQYEGYWTDIGNIDSFFDANIGLTDNIPQFDLYDKKKRIYTHARMLPTTKLAGTTLNQTVIAEGCIISAAKIEKSVIGIRSRIGDESTVIKTYMMGSDYYETLHEIQEKKIKNLMGIGERCFIKNAILDKNCRIGDDVRINGGSHLKDTETDTYAIKDGIVVIKNGATIPNGFVI, encoded by the coding sequence ATGATAAATAATAAGGTTTTAGCCATTATCTTAGGTGGTGGTCAAGGTTCAAGACTACACCCATTAACAGAAGAACGATCTAAACCAGCTGTACCAATAGCAGGAAAATATAGATTGGTAGACATCCCTATTTCTAACTGTATTAACGCAGATATAAAACGGATGTTTGTTTTAACACAATTTAATTCGGCATCATTGAACCGTCATATTAAAGACACCTATCATTTTAGTTTTTTTAGTAGTGCTTTTGTAGATGTACTTGCTGCGGAACAAACACCAGGAAATAAAGGTTGGTTTCAAGGAACTGCTGATGCTGTTCGCCAGAGTATGCATCACTTTTTAAGACATGAATTTGATTATGCATTAATACTTTCTGGAGATCAATTATACCAAATGGATTACGATAAAATGATTGAAGCTCATGAAGAAAGTAATGCTAAAATTTCAATTGCTACTATTCCTGTTAATGCCAAAGATGCCACCTCTTTTGGGATACTGAAAGCTAATGATAAAAGTGTAGTCACATCGTTTATAGAAAAACCCGAAGCCGATTTATTACCAGACTGGACCTCTGAAGTAAGTGACGAAATGAAAAAGGAGGATCGAAATTATCTGGCTTCTATGGGTATTTATATTTTTAACAGAGATTTATTAATCAAATTAATGAATGATTCCTCAACAATAGATTTTGGTAAAGAAATCATTCCCCAAAATATTAAAAAACATAAAACACTAAGCTATCAATACGAAGGATATTGGACAGATATAGGTAATATTGATTCCTTTTTTGATGCCAATATTGGCTTAACAGACAACATCCCTCAGTTTGATTTATATGATAAAAAAAAGCGTATCTATACACACGCCAGAATGTTACCTACAACAAAGTTAGCAGGCACAACATTAAACCAAACTGTAATTGCAGAGGGATGCATTATTAGTGCTGCAAAAATCGAGAAATCTGTAATTGGCATTCGTTCCAGAATTGGTGATGAATCCACGGTAATAAAAACCTACATGATGGGTAGCGATTACTATGAAACATTGCATGAGATACAAGAAAAGAAAATAAAAAACTTAATGGGAATTGGAGAACGATGCTTTATTAAAAATGCTATTCTCGATAAAAACTGTCGAATTGGTGATGATGTAAGAATAAATGGAGGCAGCCACTTAAAAGATACGGAAACAGATACCTATGCCATTAAAGATGGTATCGTAGTAATTAAAAATGGTGCAACCATCCCTAATGGTTTTGTAATATAA
- a CDS encoding glycogen synthase: protein MNIVHISAECYPVAKVGGLADVVGALPKYQNSATVSSQVIMPFYNNTFTKANIFNTIYESQLELGDISYPYKILTLKESLLDFDIFFVDVPELLFKEYVYSNDDTERFLAFQIASLDWMLTWDTYPDYIHCHDHHTGLIPFMLQESFKYEHFRKTPNILTIHNAQYQGWFSHQKVNLVPPFNFDNVGFLDWGGSVNPLAAAIKCAWRVTTVSPSYMEELKLSANGLEDLLNHESAKCSGILNGIDWNVWNPETDNYLISNYNTKTVVSGKKTNKKHLCDTFNLDFNKPLFVFIGRLVGEKGSDLFPEAFKNILEKGDASILLLGSGHNDTEIQLEALKNDYKGSYNAFIGYDEALSHVIYASADFLLMPSRVEPCGLNQMYALRYGTIPIVRRIGGLKDTVIDLSEKNGFGICHKDVTVSDITNAIERGVSLYKDNNTYKQLSAQIMKINHSWDASAKEYIKLYKSI, encoded by the coding sequence ATGAACATTGTACACATAAGCGCAGAGTGCTACCCTGTAGCAAAAGTAGGAGGATTGGCAGATGTTGTTGGAGCATTACCTAAATATCAAAATAGTGCCACAGTTTCATCTCAAGTTATTATGCCTTTTTATAATAACACATTTACTAAGGCAAATATATTTAATACCATTTATGAATCTCAATTAGAATTAGGAGACATATCATACCCTTATAAAATATTAACTTTAAAAGAATCCCTTTTAGATTTCGATATTTTTTTTGTTGATGTTCCCGAACTATTGTTCAAAGAATATGTTTATTCTAATGACGATACAGAACGATTCTTAGCATTTCAAATCGCATCGTTAGACTGGATGCTAACCTGGGATACATATCCAGATTATATCCACTGTCATGACCATCATACCGGATTGATTCCTTTCATGCTTCAAGAAAGCTTTAAATATGAACACTTTAGAAAAACTCCTAATATTTTAACCATACATAACGCACAATATCAGGGATGGTTTTCTCATCAAAAAGTAAACCTAGTTCCTCCTTTTAATTTTGACAATGTAGGGTTTTTAGATTGGGGAGGTAGTGTAAACCCATTAGCTGCAGCAATAAAATGTGCCTGGAGAGTTACTACAGTATCTCCAAGTTATATGGAGGAATTAAAATTATCTGCCAACGGATTAGAAGATTTATTAAACCATGAAAGCGCAAAATGTTCAGGAATCCTTAACGGTATCGACTGGAATGTATGGAATCCAGAAACCGATAATTACCTTATCTCTAATTACAATACCAAAACAGTAGTTTCCGGAAAAAAGACAAACAAAAAACATTTATGTGATACCTTTAATTTAGATTTTAATAAACCTCTTTTTGTTTTTATTGGCAGATTGGTTGGAGAGAAGGGATCAGATCTGTTTCCCGAAGCATTTAAAAACATTCTTGAAAAAGGAGATGCTTCCATTCTATTATTAGGTTCCGGTCACAATGATACAGAAATTCAATTAGAGGCTCTTAAAAACGATTATAAAGGCTCTTACAATGCTTTTATAGGATATGACGAAGCTTTATCACATGTTATCTATGCAAGTGCAGATTTTTTACTCATGCCATCAAGAGTTGAACCTTGTGGACTCAACCAGATGTATGCATTAAGATATGGTACCATCCCAATTGTGCGACGCATTGGAGGCCTTAAAGATACCGTTATAGATCTTTCAGAAAAAAATGGCTTTGGTATTTGCCATAAAGACGTTACTGTTTCAGATATAACAAACGCTATTGAAAGAGGGGTTTCCCTTTATAAAGACAATAATACCTATAAACAATTAAGCGCGCAGATTATGAAAATTAACCACTCCTGGGATGCGTCTGCAAAAGAATACATTAAATTATATAAATCCATTTAA
- a CDS encoding ATP-binding protein: MDSIQMLRNLSKNSKLDIETRISYAKRASKLSYRTQVDSVILNSNDNLAIIYLKSEKYYKQSIILNHKSLRLATSLNDSLNLAYIYGHLGCIYHSLKVMNDSAYYYYNKSLRIYQKCKSLNRNKDKLNQAVIYGSIAEIQRNEYDYIGSQSNIIKAIDLTLSATKTKESFDDLWRSYNTLGLILVSLEEYDEALNYYKKALNVNYETLTDYSKNKLFTKINIAELYRKRGDYNKAIEAYNKLLKNITIKDKDPASHGAILNNLAYTMFLAKHKNENKIDSLFIKAYKSFNDLDLEYEISSGGNDMAEFYYATNQKDKALYYAERSYKTGIGIKEFKEVLRSLKMLSKLKEDDSGKAYLYEYIRLKDSFIDSERANRNKFARIQFETDHYIKETKRLSTQNILIIIIGGILILVLGLLYFIRVQRSKNRALIFASEQEKANQEIYKLMLQQQTKREEGRLQERYRIAQDLHDGILCRLFGTRMAMGFLDIKADETTLNKYKEFIDELQDIEKEVREVSHAFKKENELSKTSFQSILEAYIKKQSIVGGFSCKLKKADDVNFELLHEGQKVEIYRIIQEAIQNSIKHAKANNIVISFSLKDNVLEIKIGDDGIGFDTNRSYKGIGLKNMASRVLKLRGSHQIISILDEGTELNISIPVYKNF, translated from the coding sequence TTGGATAGTATACAAATGCTGAGAAATCTATCTAAGAATAGTAAATTAGATATTGAAACTAGGATAAGTTATGCTAAAAGGGCTAGTAAGTTGTCTTATAGAACGCAGGTAGATTCGGTTATTTTGAATTCGAATGATAACCTTGCTATTATTTATTTAAAATCTGAAAAGTATTACAAACAATCTATAATTTTAAATCATAAAAGTTTAAGATTAGCAACAAGTCTCAATGATTCATTGAATTTGGCTTATATATATGGTCACTTAGGATGTATTTATCATAGTTTAAAAGTTATGAACGATAGTGCCTATTATTATTATAACAAGTCTTTAAGAATATATCAAAAATGTAAATCTTTAAACAGAAACAAAGATAAGCTTAATCAAGCTGTAATATATGGAAGTATCGCCGAAATACAACGGAATGAATATGATTATATAGGAAGTCAATCCAATATAATAAAAGCAATAGATTTAACACTTTCTGCTACTAAAACTAAAGAAAGTTTTGACGATTTATGGAGATCATATAATACTTTAGGACTAATTTTAGTAAGCCTCGAAGAATACGATGAAGCTCTAAACTATTATAAGAAGGCCTTAAATGTTAATTATGAAACCCTAACAGATTATTCTAAGAATAAATTATTTACTAAAATTAACATAGCCGAACTTTATAGAAAAAGAGGAGATTACAATAAAGCGATTGAAGCGTATAATAAATTACTCAAAAACATTACTATAAAGGATAAAGATCCCGCTTCTCATGGTGCTATATTAAACAATTTGGCCTATACCATGTTTTTAGCAAAACACAAGAATGAGAATAAAATAGATTCTTTGTTCATTAAAGCATATAAAAGTTTTAATGATTTAGATCTAGAATATGAAATCTCTAGTGGAGGTAATGATATGGCGGAGTTTTATTATGCTACAAACCAAAAGGATAAGGCCTTATATTATGCCGAACGTTCTTATAAAACAGGAATTGGTATTAAAGAATTTAAAGAAGTTTTAAGGTCTTTAAAAATGCTTTCAAAATTGAAAGAAGACGATTCAGGGAAAGCCTATTTATATGAATATATAAGATTAAAAGATAGTTTTATTGATAGCGAACGAGCTAATAGAAACAAATTCGCAAGAATACAATTCGAAACAGATCACTATATAAAAGAAACCAAACGATTAAGCACTCAAAACATTTTAATTATAATAATAGGAGGCATACTAATTTTGGTATTAGGGCTATTGTATTTTATAAGAGTTCAACGCTCTAAAAATAGGGCGTTAATTTTTGCGAGTGAGCAAGAAAAAGCGAACCAAGAAATATATAAGTTGATGCTGCAGCAGCAAACCAAGCGGGAAGAAGGAAGGTTGCAAGAACGGTATAGAATAGCTCAAGACTTACATGACGGTATCTTGTGCAGACTATTTGGAACAAGAATGGCTATGGGGTTTTTAGATATTAAAGCGGATGAGACGACCCTGAATAAATACAAGGAATTTATAGATGAGTTGCAGGATATAGAAAAGGAAGTGAGAGAAGTATCCCATGCATTTAAAAAAGAGAATGAATTATCAAAAACCAGTTTCCAATCGATTTTAGAAGCATATATAAAAAAGCAAAGTATTGTAGGAGGTTTTAGCTGCAAGCTTAAAAAAGCTGATGATGTGAATTTTGAGTTGTTACATGAAGGACAAAAGGTGGAAATTTATCGCATTATTCAGGAAGCAATACAAAATAGTATAAAACATGCAAAAGCTAATAACATTGTTATTTCTTTTTCGTTAAAGGATAATGTTTTAGAAATTAAGATAGGGGATGATGGTATAGGATTTGATACTAATAGAAGCTATAAAGGTATTGGTTTAAAAAACATGGCATCTAGAGTATTAAAACTTAGAGGCAGTCATCAAATAATCTCAATTTTAGATGAAGGAACCGAACTAAATATAAGCATCCCGGTTTATAAGAATTTTTAA